In one Xylanibacillus composti genomic region, the following are encoded:
- a CDS encoding YheC/YheD family endospore coat-associated protein: MPRPNLGIMTLYLNDRKQIEERSLFQKMTLVGRALGLEVTVFTPEDVNFATNSIQAQIYDVRAKSWKRKRVGFPDAILDRCRYQPTNRFRQLKAFRQRYPNLLYLNRPLANKWNIYLDFVNSKRLAKYQPDTVKVTAGSEVLALLKKYPTVYLKPINGTGGRGIMRIHRLGPSSFQLAGRGMDRRILRRVQLGRSGLLAKLSRLAKTGQYLAQQGIDCTLPDGRVFDFRILIQKNARGDWEWTGGAGRIGRQGSVTSNLHGGGTAAGLDRLLRKCYRQTSKEQRVKQEMAALSFETAAYLEKRYGQLCELALDIAADRNGRIWLLEVNPKPAREVFRKIGEHHTYQTAVKRPLEYALYQINRKKG, translated from the coding sequence ATGCCAAGACCCAATCTCGGGATCATGACCTTGTATTTGAACGACCGCAAACAGATCGAAGAACGCAGCCTTTTCCAAAAAATGACGCTGGTCGGCCGCGCTCTCGGCCTCGAGGTGACCGTCTTCACCCCGGAAGATGTCAACTTCGCTACGAATTCGATTCAGGCCCAAATCTATGATGTTCGGGCAAAAAGCTGGAAACGCAAGCGGGTCGGCTTCCCTGATGCCATTCTCGACCGCTGCCGCTACCAGCCAACCAACCGGTTCAGGCAGCTCAAGGCTTTCAGGCAGCGTTATCCCAATCTTCTGTACCTGAACCGACCATTGGCGAACAAATGGAACATTTACCTGGATTTCGTCAATAGCAAACGGTTAGCGAAGTACCAGCCGGATACAGTCAAGGTGACGGCAGGAAGCGAGGTTCTGGCCTTGCTGAAAAAGTACCCCACGGTCTATCTCAAGCCGATTAACGGCACTGGCGGACGCGGCATCATGCGTATCCATCGTCTGGGCCCGTCCAGCTTTCAGCTTGCCGGGCGCGGCATGGATCGGCGCATATTGCGCAGGGTTCAACTCGGGCGCTCAGGACTGCTGGCCAAATTAAGCCGCTTGGCCAAAACCGGCCAGTACTTGGCCCAGCAAGGGATAGATTGCACCTTGCCGGACGGGCGCGTTTTTGATTTTCGTATTCTGATCCAGAAAAATGCGCGCGGCGATTGGGAATGGACCGGCGGGGCAGGCCGTATCGGCAGACAGGGCAGCGTCACCTCAAATCTGCATGGCGGAGGCACGGCTGCCGGCCTCGACCGGCTCCTTCGCAAATGCTACAGGCAGACCTCCAAGGAACAGCGGGTGAAGCAGGAAATGGCTGCTCTGTCCTTCGAAACGGCAGCCTACCTGGAAAAACGATACGGGCAGCTATGCGAGCTGGCGCTGGACATTGCTGCTGACCGAAACGGCCGCATCTGGCTGCTGGAGGTCAATCCCAAGCCTGCGAGAGAAGTGTTCCGCAAGATTGGCGAGCATCATACGTACCAGACTGCAGTCAAGCGTCCGCTCGAATATGCCCTTTATCAAATCAATCGAAAAAAAGGCTAG
- a CDS encoding YheC/YheD family endospore coat-associated protein, whose product MDVRLYRSEARPLMGILTMSDPKRKFRGNHKNFADIVKAGRARGAEVYVVTMDDLSLHESRIKAYAYREDKGDWVPRWIPLPRVLYNRIPKREDEQIPHVREMLRECMRNSRVKLFNPSFFNKWIMKRWLCRSPKTKKMIPITKRYTASTRMLPLLRKYGFLYLKPEHGKAGKGILRVQRTGGSKPYTLYAQDMRQTTSESFATLKEMTSSIRKRTEGENYIIQQGIDLCSSKGRPYDLRLLLQKNRKGNWAVTGVGARVAGESSITTHVPQGGRIGEPVRLLSASFGPARGKNIYQRVRLSGLNIAKQIEKASGRSHGEMSMDLGVDKRGNIWFFEANAKPMKFDEPAIRELSLRRLIDYAAFLANSKRNGSA is encoded by the coding sequence ATGGATGTTCGTCTTTACCGATCTGAAGCACGTCCGCTCATGGGCATCCTGACCATGTCCGATCCGAAGCGAAAGTTTCGCGGCAATCACAAAAACTTCGCCGATATCGTCAAGGCCGGCAGAGCAAGAGGAGCGGAGGTTTATGTAGTGACCATGGATGATTTGTCCCTGCACGAATCGCGCATCAAAGCTTACGCATACCGGGAAGACAAGGGGGACTGGGTCCCCCGCTGGATCCCGCTGCCAAGGGTGCTGTACAACCGCATTCCCAAGCGAGAGGATGAGCAGATTCCGCACGTTCGGGAAATGCTGCGCGAATGCATGCGAAATTCCAGGGTCAAGCTGTTCAATCCGTCCTTCTTCAACAAGTGGATCATGAAAAGATGGCTCTGCCGCTCCCCAAAAACCAAAAAAATGATTCCAATAACGAAGCGCTATACGGCCTCAACCCGCATGCTCCCCCTGCTTCGCAAGTACGGCTTTCTGTATTTGAAGCCGGAGCACGGCAAAGCCGGCAAAGGTATTCTTCGGGTACAGCGCACGGGAGGCAGCAAGCCGTATACGCTATACGCGCAGGATATGCGGCAGACGACCTCGGAATCGTTCGCAACGCTTAAGGAGATGACGTCAAGCATTCGCAAGCGGACCGAAGGCGAGAACTACATTATCCAGCAAGGAATCGACCTTTGCAGCAGCAAGGGCCGGCCCTACGACCTGCGCCTGCTGCTGCAGAAAAACAGAAAAGGGAATTGGGCTGTGACCGGAGTTGGCGCGCGTGTGGCAGGGGAATCGAGCATTACCACTCACGTCCCGCAAGGAGGGCGGATTGGGGAGCCGGTACGCCTTCTGAGTGCCTCGTTCGGGCCGGCGCGCGGAAAAAACATCTATCAACGTGTCCGACTGTCGGGATTAAACATTGCCAAGCAGATTGAGAAAGCGTCCGGAAGATCGCACGGTGAAATGTCTATGGACCTGGGGGTAGACAAGAGGGGGAACATCTGGTTTTTTGAAGCAAATGCCAAGCCGATGAAATTCGATGAGCCGGCCATACGCGAGCTTTCTCTGCGGCGCTTGATCGATTACGCCGCTTTCCTGGCAAACAGCAAACGAAACGGCTCAGCATAA
- a CDS encoding spore coat protein CotJB → MDKQMDAAYYHLLHELQAVDFVLVELNLYLDTHPNDLKAIEEYNRYAVKRKELACAYEEKYGPLMHFGHSYSKYPWQWADEPWPWQV, encoded by the coding sequence TTGGATAAACAGATGGATGCTGCCTATTATCATTTGTTGCATGAGCTGCAAGCTGTAGATTTCGTCCTGGTAGAGTTGAATTTGTACTTGGATACACACCCGAATGATTTGAAAGCCATTGAAGAATACAATCGCTATGCGGTGAAGCGAAAGGAGCTGGCCTGCGCTTACGAAGAGAAGTACGGTCCGCTTATGCACTTTGGTCACAGTTACTCGAAGTATCCTTGGCAATGGGCGGATGAGCCATGGCCGTGGCAAGTATAA
- a CDS encoding YheC/YheD family endospore coat-associated protein, whose amino-acid sequence MSISTCQVLVTKRPARALYATSALIKSLSLKPGKTVRISFGKAETTVTLRSVKKSGSKLYVPLNIKNQLLLPHIGTFKVKSSNGSLRIGPLFGIMTTANPSATSPFGTRTSLIRQFVASGSQAGTCFAFAPKNIDWATRSVTGYFYSPGKGWYRRKAPLPDVIYNRMPSRKTEKSANLVSLKYRLTHAGIPLFNWSFFEKWDIYRLLEPAGEAYKHVPQSILNPSPRQLKGMLDNHDFVYLKPTGGSLGKGIYRLTYKPHKGYFVRYRLSGRNRVLRFAKFSGLARMIGIDKGRLRNYVAQQGIRLLEIDGCPIDFRFHLIKNIRGRWTVAGIGCKKAGKGSVTTHVRTGGQLLTPGQALGRIYSASRAQDLLDKAKAVSIQLAEAIERESSHPVGELGFDLGIDKDGRIWMFEANAKPGRSIYKHPALKNEGRATLKLLFDYCTYLSGFNGGDA is encoded by the coding sequence ATGAGTATTTCAACCTGTCAAGTCCTTGTGACAAAGCGGCCGGCACGCGCCTTGTATGCAACCTCCGCTCTCATCAAATCGTTGTCTCTCAAGCCGGGTAAGACCGTTCGGATCTCATTCGGAAAAGCAGAAACCACTGTCACACTGCGAAGCGTCAAAAAAAGCGGGAGCAAGCTGTACGTTCCGCTCAACATCAAAAACCAGCTGCTGCTGCCGCATATCGGTACATTCAAAGTCAAATCGTCGAACGGCAGCTTGCGCATCGGTCCGCTGTTCGGCATCATGACAACCGCGAACCCATCTGCGACAAGCCCTTTCGGCACCCGCACTTCACTGATTCGGCAATTCGTCGCAAGCGGCAGCCAAGCCGGCACCTGCTTTGCTTTTGCTCCCAAAAACATCGACTGGGCAACGAGATCGGTCACCGGCTATTTCTACAGTCCGGGCAAGGGCTGGTATAGGCGTAAAGCGCCGTTGCCGGACGTGATCTATAACCGCATGCCCAGCCGCAAAACAGAAAAATCCGCAAACTTGGTGAGTCTGAAATATCGCCTGACTCATGCCGGCATTCCGTTGTTCAACTGGAGCTTCTTCGAGAAGTGGGATATTTACCGCTTGCTGGAGCCGGCAGGAGAGGCTTACAAGCATGTGCCCCAATCGATATTGAACCCGTCCCCCCGGCAATTGAAAGGGATGCTGGACAATCACGATTTCGTCTATTTAAAGCCAACCGGCGGCAGCTTGGGCAAGGGCATTTACCGTCTTACCTACAAGCCCCACAAAGGCTACTTCGTCCGATACAGGCTGTCCGGCCGAAATCGGGTGCTTCGCTTTGCCAAATTTTCCGGATTGGCCCGCATGATTGGCATCGACAAGGGGCGCTTGCGCAATTATGTAGCGCAGCAGGGCATCCGCCTGCTCGAAATCGACGGATGCCCCATCGATTTCCGGTTTCACCTGATTAAGAACATCAGAGGACGGTGGACTGTAGCCGGCATAGGCTGCAAGAAAGCGGGCAAGGGAAGCGTGACTACCCACGTGCGAACCGGCGGGCAGCTTTTGACGCCCGGGCAGGCGCTCGGCCGCATCTATTCAGCTTCGCGGGCCCAGGATCTTCTGGATAAAGCCAAAGCAGTCAGCATCCAGCTTGCGGAAGCGATTGAACGCGAATCCAGTCATCCTGTGGGCGAGCTCGGTTTCGATCTGGGCATCGACAAAGACGGGCGCATCTGGATGTTTGAAGCAAATGCCAAGCCCGGCAGGTCGATCTACAAGCATCCGGCTTTGAAAAATGAAGGCCGTGCAACCTTGAAGCTGCTTTTTGACTATTGCACGTATCTCAGCGGATTTAACGGAGGCGATGCATAA
- a CDS encoding HAD family hydrolase encodes MREKWEKPEAILFDMDGTLFQTETLLIPVHERLFDRLRQDGLFEGDTPSVEIMLSSLGMLLAHIWERVMPGAGAEVHKRADDLLLELEIEGLRRGEGELYAGVRETLEALSGMGIRLFVASNGLPEYVKEIVEVKGLSPYIEESYTAGEYQTATKADLVRLLLDKHNIRHAWMVGDRSSDVEAGHANGLKVVGCAYAGFGKEDELANADRTIASLNELELWLTGDE; translated from the coding sequence ATGAGAGAAAAGTGGGAGAAGCCCGAGGCGATCCTGTTTGACATGGACGGTACTTTGTTCCAGACAGAGACGCTGCTGATACCGGTCCATGAACGATTGTTCGACAGATTGAGGCAGGATGGGTTGTTTGAAGGGGATACCCCTTCAGTGGAGATTATGTTAAGCAGCTTGGGCATGCTGCTGGCCCATATTTGGGAGCGTGTTATGCCGGGAGCAGGAGCGGAGGTGCATAAGCGAGCGGATGACCTGCTGCTGGAGCTTGAAATTGAAGGTCTGCGCAGGGGAGAGGGCGAGCTGTATGCAGGCGTTCGCGAGACGCTCGAAGCCTTGTCCGGCATGGGTATCCGTCTGTTCGTAGCCAGCAACGGCCTGCCGGAATATGTAAAAGAAATTGTGGAGGTCAAGGGGCTTTCTCCCTATATAGAGGAGAGCTACACTGCAGGGGAATATCAAACGGCTACGAAGGCGGACTTGGTGCGGCTGCTCCTGGATAAGCACAACATACGCCATGCTTGGATGGTCGGAGATCGTTCCTCGGATGTCGAGGCGGGCCATGCCAACGGCTTGAAGGTGGTGGGCTGCGCCTATGCGGGCTTCGGCAAAGAGGACGAATTGGCGAATGCGGATCGGACTATTGCATCCTTGAACGAGCTGGAGCTTTGGCTGACAGGCGATGAATAA
- a CDS encoding manganese catalase family protein: MWIYEKKLQYPVKVSKCDPQMAKYLIEQYGGADGELAAALRYLNQRYTIPGKIIGLLNDIGTEEFAHLEMIATMVYKLTKDATPEQLKAAGLGAHYANHDKALFYNNAAGVPWTAAYIQAKGDPIADLYEDIAAEEKARATYQWLIDMTDDVDLQDSLKFLREREVVHSQRFREAVEILKEDRETKKIF; the protein is encoded by the coding sequence ATGTGGATTTATGAGAAAAAGCTGCAGTATCCCGTGAAAGTGAGCAAGTGCGATCCCCAAATGGCGAAATATCTGATTGAGCAATATGGCGGCGCTGACGGCGAGCTGGCCGCCGCTCTCCGTTATCTGAATCAGCGTTATACGATTCCCGGCAAAATCATTGGATTGTTGAACGACATCGGGACAGAAGAATTCGCGCACCTTGAAATGATCGCGACCATGGTTTACAAGCTTACGAAGGACGCCACGCCGGAGCAATTGAAAGCGGCGGGTCTTGGTGCCCATTATGCGAATCATGACAAGGCGTTGTTCTACAATAATGCCGCGGGAGTCCCTTGGACGGCCGCATACATCCAAGCCAAGGGCGATCCAATCGCCGATCTCTATGAGGATATCGCTGCAGAGGAGAAAGCCAGGGCGACTTATCAATGGCTGATCGACATGACCGATGATGTGGATTTGCAGGACAGCTTGAAGTTTCTGCGCGAGCGGGAAGTCGTCCACTCCCAGCGTTTCCGGGAGGCCGTGGAAATCCTGAAGGAAGATCGGGAGACGAAGAAGATCTTTTAG
- a CDS encoding N-acetylmuramoyl-L-alanine amidase has translation MAKPILILDPGHGGNDPGGGSNRHWIEKNMTLQISLYQYNRFRELGVPAAITRSEDATLPPEQRTRIVRDSGAAYCLSNHINAGGGDGAEIIHSIYEGKDLAERLAQELAREGQNVRRVFTRTLPDNPGRDYYYMHRETGSVNTMIIEYGFADSSGDDVRLLRDHWRTLAEAIVRGFCRHIGHAYSPPQNGSAANGRNPDRGQGVTDGMPQVQRSVEVVNEDGTVLASGFLIGDRAYVPIRELAEAMGFAITWNGQQAVLRREDE, from the coding sequence ATGGCAAAGCCGATCTTAATTTTGGATCCGGGACATGGAGGCAACGATCCGGGAGGCGGTTCGAACCGCCATTGGATTGAGAAAAACATGACTCTGCAAATCAGCCTCTATCAATATAATCGATTCCGTGAGTTGGGTGTGCCCGCAGCGATCACGAGAAGCGAGGATGCCACGCTTCCGCCAGAGCAGCGCACCCGCATTGTCCGCGACAGCGGCGCCGCCTATTGCTTGTCCAATCATATTAATGCTGGCGGAGGGGATGGCGCGGAGATTATTCACTCTATTTATGAAGGCAAGGATTTGGCGGAGCGGTTGGCTCAGGAGTTGGCCAGGGAAGGTCAGAACGTTCGCCGTGTCTTCACCCGGACCTTGCCTGACAATCCGGGACGGGACTATTATTATATGCACAGGGAAACGGGTTCCGTTAATACGATGATTATCGAGTATGGATTCGCGGACTCCAGCGGAGATGACGTTCGGCTGCTGCGGGATCATTGGCGTACGTTGGCAGAAGCGATCGTCCGGGGGTTTTGCCGCCATATCGGCCATGCTTACAGCCCGCCGCAGAATGGAAGTGCGGCTAATGGGCGCAATCCAGACAGAGGCCAGGGGGTGACAGACGGCATGCCGCAGGTGCAGCGCAGCGTGGAAGTAGTGAATGAAGACGGGACGGTATTGGCTAGCGGCTTCCTGATCGGGGATCGTGCCTATGTTCCCATACGGGAACTGGCTGAGGCGATGGGATTTGCGATCACTTGGAACGGTCAGCAAGCAGTGTTGCGCCGAGAGGACGAATAG
- a CDS encoding YheC/YheD family endospore coat-associated protein, translating into MSSLKMNLQISHNAFPSDHTIVLRDSLIKKWKIPGSVILRYGSTKQAVSIASASRQDGIRMTERLASRLGLKPGTSLRALYRPKTKTLHLGPVIGVLLGSTSQNASRPFGSTTSFCMEMVEAGKLYGGFVYFFTPKQIDWREKRIRGWSYSNGWYQASFPMPEVVYNRLMSRKLEANPSVQHFIREVKSRYGTATFNERYLDKIEVFTALRRDAGARSYLPYSCKYKGYATLKHMLGKYRTVFLKPERGSLGKGIIKITQNPAGGFTCHFSHLNGVTQKSASSTKQVHNLIAGRAKSSRFQAQQGLNLIRIGGRPVDFRALTHKDENGKWSLTSIVGRIAGSNHFVSNLARGGTLSPAKEALSRAGLKASGAVLQRLKKAALNVAQGVENQIPAQFGEFGVDLAVDTAGRVWLLEVNSKPAKNDSTPLSDQKIRPSVKRLIQYSRHLAGL; encoded by the coding sequence GTGTCCTCATTAAAAATGAATCTCCAAATTTCCCATAACGCATTCCCTTCCGATCATACGATCGTGCTGCGGGATTCGTTAATAAAGAAGTGGAAGATCCCTGGAAGCGTGATCCTCCGTTACGGTTCCACCAAGCAAGCTGTAAGCATTGCCTCGGCTTCCCGCCAAGACGGCATCCGCATGACGGAGAGACTCGCCTCCAGGCTGGGCTTAAAGCCGGGAACATCCCTCCGCGCCTTGTACCGCCCAAAAACAAAAACGCTGCACCTCGGCCCTGTCATCGGCGTCCTGCTGGGCAGCACCTCTCAAAATGCCAGCCGTCCTTTTGGCAGCACCACATCGTTCTGCATGGAAATGGTCGAGGCCGGAAAGCTGTACGGCGGGTTCGTCTATTTCTTCACGCCGAAGCAAATTGATTGGCGCGAAAAACGCATTCGGGGCTGGAGCTACAGCAACGGCTGGTACCAGGCATCATTTCCGATGCCGGAAGTTGTCTACAACCGCCTCATGTCCCGAAAGCTGGAAGCTAACCCAAGCGTACAACATTTTATTCGTGAAGTAAAATCCCGCTACGGCACTGCCACTTTCAACGAAAGGTATTTGGATAAAATCGAGGTTTTTACGGCATTGCGGCGAGATGCCGGTGCCAGAAGCTACTTGCCTTACTCCTGCAAATACAAGGGCTATGCCACATTGAAGCATATGCTCGGCAAATACCGCACTGTCTTCCTCAAGCCCGAACGCGGCAGTCTGGGCAAGGGGATTATCAAGATTACACAAAATCCCGCCGGCGGGTTCACCTGCCACTTCTCTCATCTAAATGGCGTGACTCAAAAATCAGCATCCAGCACGAAGCAGGTCCACAACTTGATTGCGGGAAGAGCGAAGTCTTCGCGCTTCCAGGCGCAGCAAGGCTTGAATTTGATTCGCATTGGCGGAAGGCCTGTGGATTTTCGTGCGCTTACGCATAAGGACGAAAATGGAAAATGGAGCCTCACATCCATCGTTGGACGCATTGCGGGCAGCAATCACTTCGTCTCCAACCTGGCTAGAGGCGGCACTCTGAGTCCCGCCAAGGAAGCCTTGAGCAGAGCAGGATTGAAAGCTTCCGGCGCTGTGCTTCAGCGCTTGAAGAAGGCAGCTCTGAATGTAGCGCAAGGGGTCGAAAATCAGATTCCCGCCCAGTTCGGGGAATTTGGTGTCGATCTTGCCGTAGACACCGCGGGCAGAGTATGGCTGCTTGAAGTAAACTCCAAACCGGCCAAAAATGACAGCACCCCTTTATCCGATCAGAAAATCCGGCCTTCCGTCAAAAGGCTAATCCAATATTCACGCCATTTGGCGGGGTTGTAA
- a CDS encoding DUF445 domain-containing protein, with protein MHTFALIAMSVGIAALIGGITNHLAIKMLFHPRNAVYIAGRKLPFTPGIIPKRKDEIAESLGQVVGDYLVTSEGLAGLLRQPEFQSRIENRLRAVLQELAREDRSLKEWLTDKLGEEEAERVSEQVEAGLVHGTDRLMQWLVEEKGVLQRPLEAWLPGDAESRKEEWSRRLADLLVKELSRQLLSPSGAHLIRSLADKLMDQAGGVLGMLAGIFMDPDRMVQKVQPVVLETLHSPEVRSALAEFIRQQWDRIEKKTPEEAIRYFAEGEPADVLRGWVRKRVPWRRWVDEAASRPISSWAAPIMPKLEEKLPRAVERGMDVAASQMDKIVRALDLPALVGQQVKHFPVEQLEQIVLAVSGKEFRAITWLGAVLGGMIGLLQAVLFTVMR; from the coding sequence ATGCACACATTCGCGTTGATTGCCATGAGTGTGGGGATTGCCGCGCTAATAGGCGGGATTACCAACCATCTGGCCATAAAAATGTTGTTTCACCCCCGGAATGCTGTCTACATCGCCGGACGAAAGCTTCCGTTCACGCCCGGCATTATTCCGAAGCGCAAGGATGAAATAGCGGAATCGCTCGGGCAAGTGGTCGGCGATTATTTGGTCACCTCCGAAGGTTTGGCCGGACTGCTGCGGCAGCCGGAATTCCAGTCCCGGATCGAAAACAGGTTGAGGGCGGTATTGCAGGAGCTGGCTCGGGAGGACAGAAGCCTCAAGGAATGGCTGACGGACAAGCTCGGGGAGGAAGAAGCGGAGAGGGTGTCGGAGCAAGTCGAAGCAGGCCTGGTTCACGGTACGGATCGGCTGATGCAATGGCTAGTCGAGGAAAAAGGCGTGCTGCAGCGACCATTGGAGGCATGGCTGCCGGGAGATGCGGAGTCAAGGAAAGAGGAATGGTCCCGCCGGCTCGCGGATTTGCTGGTCAAGGAGCTGAGCCGTCAGCTGCTTTCTCCTTCCGGCGCCCATTTGATCCGTTCATTGGCGGACAAGCTGATGGATCAGGCTGGCGGCGTGCTTGGCATGCTGGCCGGGATTTTTATGGACCCGGATCGCATGGTTCAGAAGGTACAGCCGGTTGTGCTGGAAACGCTGCACTCTCCGGAGGTGCGCAGCGCGTTGGCTGAATTTATCCGGCAGCAGTGGGATCGGATTGAGAAGAAAACGCCTGAGGAAGCGATTCGCTACTTCGCGGAAGGAGAGCCAGCGGATGTCCTGCGCGGATGGGTCCGGAAGCGGGTGCCTTGGCGGCGTTGGGTAGACGAAGCGGCAAGTCGGCCCATATCGTCATGGGCGGCGCCTATAATGCCGAAGCTGGAGGAGAAGCTTCCGCGCGCAGTGGAACGCGGAATGGATGTGGCCGCCTCTCAGATGGACAAGATTGTCCGGGCTCTGGATTTGCCAGCTCTTGTAGGGCAGCAGGTGAAACATTTTCCTGTGGAGCAGTTGGAGCAAATTGTGCTGGCTGTATCGGGCAAGGAGTTTCGTGCGATCACGTGGCTGGGCGCCGTCCTTGGCGGCATGATCGGACTCTTGCAGGCTGTTTTGTTCACGGTGATGCGCTAA
- a CDS encoding spore coat associated protein CotJA, protein MDPCPPIRVRRYNTPPNLFVGFQPMNLPQFRPEEALRRGTLWPIFYAPYPPR, encoded by the coding sequence CTGGATCCATGCCCGCCGATAAGAGTCAGGCGCTATAATACGCCGCCCAATTTATTTGTGGGCTTCCAGCCGATGAATTTGCCGCAGTTTCGACCGGAAGAAGCGTTGAGACGCGGCACACTGTGGCCGATCTTTTACGCGCCGTACCCTCCGAGGTAA
- the yfkAB gene encoding radical SAM/CxCxxxxC motif protein YfkAB, with amino-acid sequence MNAVQYDPWDPIHALRRHGRYALTSVEFTVTHLCNMRCEHCAVGDALTMTEGDTLPVDLMLRRLDEVEHLETISLTGGEPTFREATIREVMLPLLQYAKSRGIRTQVNTNLTLDLERYEVLAPLVDVMHISYNYTSPDDFHEMGFARAGHPVAARTAWMLYDRMLDNARQLSQGGLFLSAESMINYRTHERIGDMHRTIADMGCKRHEVHPMYPSAFAAALPKLSLEQVRAAIHRLLDVRDDRLWVLFGTLPFFACSDRPEELELLRRLADTEQVSVRNDPDGRNRLNVDMFNGNVHVTDFADLSALGNIRQDRLEDVFARWLEHPLSHTVSCYCPDAGCCGPNVLVKSMYYEDTDFTVRAAKLKLGAS; translated from the coding sequence ATGAATGCCGTACAATACGATCCTTGGGATCCGATTCACGCTCTGCGCCGCCATGGTCGGTATGCGTTGACCAGCGTGGAGTTTACCGTTACACACTTGTGCAATATGCGTTGCGAGCATTGCGCAGTCGGCGATGCGCTGACCATGACAGAGGGAGATACGCTGCCGGTCGACCTCATGCTTCGGCGACTGGATGAAGTCGAGCATCTGGAAACGATCAGCCTGACTGGCGGAGAGCCTACATTTCGGGAAGCAACAATCCGCGAGGTGATGCTGCCGTTGCTGCAGTATGCCAAAAGCCGCGGAATCCGGACACAGGTCAATACGAACCTGACGCTCGATCTGGAAAGATATGAGGTGCTGGCGCCTTTGGTGGATGTCATGCACATTTCGTACAATTATACGAGTCCCGACGATTTCCATGAGATGGGCTTTGCCCGGGCGGGTCATCCTGTAGCCGCACGAACGGCGTGGATGCTGTATGACCGCATGCTGGACAATGCCCGTCAACTAAGCCAAGGGGGGCTGTTCCTGTCCGCGGAATCGATGATCAACTACCGGACCCATGAGCGGATTGGCGATATGCACCGCACGATTGCAGACATGGGCTGCAAGCGGCATGAAGTGCATCCGATGTATCCGAGCGCCTTCGCAGCAGCCTTGCCGAAGCTCTCGCTGGAGCAGGTGCGCGCGGCCATCCATCGGCTGCTGGATGTCCGGGATGATCGGCTGTGGGTGCTGTTCGGCACACTGCCGTTCTTCGCCTGCAGCGACCGTCCGGAGGAGCTTGAGCTGTTGAGACGGCTGGCTGACACGGAGCAAGTGAGCGTGCGCAACGATCCGGATGGACGGAATCGATTGAATGTCGATATGTTCAATGGCAATGTGCATGTGACCGATTTCGCTGATCTGTCCGCATTGGGCAACATCCGGCAGGACCGTCTGGAGGATGTGTTTGCCCGGTGGCTGGAGCATCCGCTCTCCCATACCGTCTCCTGCTATTGTCCGGATGCCGGCTGCTGCGGACCGAATGTGCTGGTCAAGTCGATGTATTACGAGGATACCGACTTCACTGTGCGCGCGGCCAAGCTGAAGCTGGGGGCTTCCTGA